DNA from Pirellulaceae bacterium:
TCTGGCGGTGACGATTTGATGGCTGGCTGCGGAGCTGGTTTGGATTGTGCAGTTTTAGGAACCGATCCAGCTTTGTTCACAACTGGCCCGCTTGCAACTGGTCGGCGGTTGGTTGTTGGCGACTGCGATTTGGGTCTGGTGATTTTTAGCGTCTTCCCACAGCCTGAGCATAGAATTCGCTGCTCATGATCGGCAGTGCTGAACTCGATCGGTTGCTGGCAACCAGGGCATTGGGCAAATCGCGTATCGCTCATTTTTCTGCAGCGCCCTTGCGGTTTTTCGCACGTGATTCCTTGACCTCGGCTCGCACTTGAATGACTTGCGATTTGGCCTCGCGAATTCGCCTAGCTCGTTCTGAGATTGATTCGGCAGTAAATGGACTGCCTTTTTTCAAGGCCAGTAAGGAATCGTATAGATTTCCTTGGCTTCTGCGTAACAAACCCAATGCTTTAGCGAGGGTTGGTTTGTACCACATGAACAGTCCGTCAGCGCCATGTTCTTTAATAGATGCCTCTGCGTTTTCACACAGTCTGATGGCATCTCCTAGCTGCTCTTTCATTGCAGCTAACTCAGCGAGAGTAATGAGTTCAGCGGTTTGTTGAGTTCGGACCATGCTGTCAATATAGCAAATTAACGCATCTCAAAAAATATTTATGGAGCGTAAGTCTCCCAAAATCAAGCACTTCGGCTTGCCATGCAGGTGCAGTTTTGCTTTTATTTGCTATTTTGCGTCTCGTGCTATCGACTTTACGCTTAACTGTCGATACACTTACTCACGTTGGCAGCATGGAATGACCGCCAGATTCACTCGCTGCATGGATTTCATGACGAATTTTGCACCAGAAAACACGGAGAAGCCAGAAATGCTAGTCATCACCCGCAAAGAAGATCAACGAGTCATGCTCATCGACCAGGCTACAGGTCAGCAGACGATCATCGAGATTGTCAACCTAGCTGGCAATCGGGCCAAGCTGGGTATTACCGCTCCCAGCGGCGTCCGCGTCCTGCGCGAGGAATTGCTGGAAAAGGCTGGTCTGTCGCCATTTTCAGCGCCGCGATCCGCTCCAGTTCCAGCCCCGCAACCCGTGTCTGCCTGAAGAAAAAGGCAGCTACGCAATACAAGGACCAAAGCCCATGACCGCTATTGCCTTTGATATCGAAACCGGCCCGCTGCCGCTGGACCGTTTGCAATTTATTCTGCCAGCTTTTGATTCCAGCAGCCTCGGACCGCCCCCGGGTGATTTCGATCCGGCCAGCGTCAAGACTGGCAACATAAAGGATCAGGCCAAGATCGAGGCTAAAATCGCCGACGCCCGAAACGCTCACGCTCTGGCTGTGCAGCGTTACCAGCAACAGACCGCCTCTGCAGAACCAGCTTACTGGGCAGACCAACAGGCCAAGGCGGCTCTGTCGGCTATCACCGGCCAGGTGTTGGCGATCGGCTACTGCGGTGAAAAGGTGTTGATCGACTGTGTTGGCGATTCGGTTCGCGAGGATCAGTTGATTCGACGATTTTGGGCTCAATTCATTAAAGCGCGCGACCAAGGTCGGCATCTGGTGGGCTGGAATATCGAAGGCTTTGATCTGCCGTTCCTCTGTCAACGTTCTGCCATTCTGGGAATTCGCGTGCCAGATCGCGTTTTCTCCGATGCCGGTTGGCTGGACAGTACGTTTGTGGATCTGATGCGCCGCTGGTGCAGACCAGCCAGGGCTATGGTCAAGCTTGATACCGTAGCTCGCGCTATTGGCGACAACGGGAAAACATTCGACAGGGACGGAAACAAGATCGGCGGCGACCAGTTTGCCGACTTGTTTTTCAATGATCCGGATCTGGCAATTGAGTACCTGAAGAACGATTTAAACATGGTTGTCAGTGTTGGCAGCCGCTTGGGACTGGAGTTTACGAGCCGTGGATAATTCACCAGTACTTCGACCGACGAACATCGTGTTCAACCCGTTTTCAGCGATCCTGGAAATTGGCAACGGCAAGAAATTTTCTCAATTGCTGCCGTCGTTGCATTGTCGGCCTGGCGACGAGCATCAGTGGTCGTTTGCCATCAGTGGTGCCATGTCGCTTCTAGCCTCTAAAACCGTCAGTGATCAAGCGCAGGCACAGATTATTCGTAACGAACTTGAACTGCTGGATCATTGGGCTGACAGCCAAGTGATTCGAGGTGTTGGCAAGTGTGGTCGCGCGACGTGTGAAACCAAAATCCAAGGCTGCGGAGTGGAGAAGTAGTATCTCACCAGGCTCATAACCTGGGGTCGCCAGTGCGAATCTGGCCTCCGCGATTTGCCAATCTTACGTTGATTGGCACGTTTGATGTTTTAGCTTAGGAGCCCAGAAAAATGACCGCCGTGATTTCGCAGTATCAAACTGCAATTCAGAACATGGACAAACTTCAGGAGCTTGGCAAAGCCATTGCCCTGTCCGGGATGTTCGGTTGCCAGGATGTTCACCAGGGGTTGGTAATTGCCGCCGATTGTTTTGTGCGGGGTATGCCATTGCTGGAATACCAGTCTCGCAACAGTATGGTCATGGGTAGACCTTCGATGCGCTACGATGCGATGCTGGCGGACTTCGATGCATTGCCTGGCTGTCGCCATGTTGTCCTAAAAAAGGAGCCGGACGAAGCGTCTATTGCCTTTTATTACCCTGGCGGTGGAGGCGACATTTGCGAATCGGTATTCTGCCTGACATGGGAAGATGCCCGGCAAGAGACCTTCCCGTACACTGGCAAGGAAGAGGTAATCCTTGGCCAGTTAGCTCGCGGTGAACAGCCGCCGCTCAAGGCCAAATATGCCACGCCGCGCAGCCGAGGAATCATGCTGTTTGCTCGCTGCGTGTCGGATGCTATCCGGTCGATCGCTCCCCAGGTTTCCGCTGGCCGTTACACGCCTGAAGAACTGGAGGATGTGACGGTTGGTACCAGTGAAGTGGCTGCAAAATCTCCGGCCAGTCCATCGCCAGCGGCCAATCCATCGCCAGCCAATTGCACCGCTGCGAAGGTGGCTTCTAGTCAACCAACTCAGCTAGTTCAACCAGCAGAGTCAGATCGGTCTGATCTGGCAGCCAGTCAAGCAAAACCGGAACACACCGCCAGTGTTCACACGTCTGGCCCTATCAGCGACGCAGCTGTGACCACGATCAAGATCAAGCTGCGAGAGTTGGCTTTAACCGGTCAAAATTTGGCTCCCAAGATCAAGGAAATTTTGCTCAAGAACGGTCTTCGGGAATTAAAAGACCTGACGATCGCTTCGGGCGATGCGCTGATTCGATCTCTAGAACAGAAGGAAATCGAATCTTGGGCTGCTAGCCAGGTCGGCAGCTATCACGACCGTTTTACACAAGCCAAGCAGGCCGGTTGATCGAAGTCGACTGCTTGGCAGAACTAATCATTCGACGTGGCCAGCTTGCTGTTTGGCGGGCGAGCCTGATTGAGCTGGGCTATCCAGCGACGCTGGTCACTGGGACCGGCGAAGTAATGCAACTAGATCAATTTTTCAATCAACACATCTGAAAGGTAGTTAATCATGACATTCACGATCGACATGCCCGAAACACTCGGCGGTTCAACCATGCTGGACGTAGCCGGTAAATTTCATGTGGTCATCAGGGACGTAGAAGAAAATCCGCTCATCGGCCAGAATCCATTTCGTGGATTCTGCGCTGAAATTGAGGTCATCGCACCCAGAGAACACGCGGAAAAAACCGCCAAGATCAAATTCGGCAATCCAGACTTGTCTCACAAGGACAAGGGCGAGTTTGCCAAGGCTAAACAAGCCAGCTTTGCTATCGCTACGGGTGTTGTTGATCTGAGT
Protein-coding regions in this window:
- a CDS encoding carbon storage regulator yields the protein MLVITRKEDQRVMLIDQATGQQTIIEIVNLAGNRAKLGITAPSGVRVLREELLEKAGLSPFSAPRSAPVPAPQPVSA
- a CDS encoding ribonuclease H-like domain-containing protein → MTAIAFDIETGPLPLDRLQFILPAFDSSSLGPPPGDFDPASVKTGNIKDQAKIEAKIADARNAHALAVQRYQQQTASAEPAYWADQQAKAALSAITGQVLAIGYCGEKVLIDCVGDSVREDQLIRRFWAQFIKARDQGRHLVGWNIEGFDLPFLCQRSAILGIRVPDRVFSDAGWLDSTFVDLMRRWCRPARAMVKLDTVARAIGDNGKTFDRDGNKIGGDQFADLFFNDPDLAIEYLKNDLNMVVSVGSRLGLEFTSRG